atTCCCTTTtcactaaatttataatttttatattatgtatacaataatgttttgcagattaccttgataatgataataatgtacaaaacaACAATTCAGAAAGTAAAGATTCTTCttatataccaaataattcATTTGATGATGAAAGCTTAATtcaaacagaaataaatacagATGCTATTTCTAAAGAGGTTAATAGTTCTGCACATGTATCTAGTGGCTTAGATATATCAACATCATTTAATGTATCGGGTAAATGTGCTCGAGATGATGCAGAAATGTTTGTCTTATCAGCTGATGCAGgcaaaaaaaagcatttttgtATGTATTGCAACAcatttcaaagtaaaatagCTCGCCATCTGGAACGAGTACACGCTAATGAGTTAGaagtgcaaaaatttaaaaatttaccaaaAAATACTACAGagcgaagaaaaattatagaaacacTCCGAAGACGtggagatttttatttcaacgtaGATAATGCACGTAATGATGGTGAACTTCTTGTAGAAAGGCGTtctaaaaaagtatttcataAGTTACCTTCTGATTATACTGCATGTCCAAAATGCaaagcatttatattaaaatctacaAGCAGAcatcattttcaaaaatgtattggtcgtaaaaataaagacaCCAGAGCGATATCAGTTTTAGGAAGAACAGTAATAGGTCGAATACATCCTGAAGCGAATAAAGTTTTAAGACTACGTGTTTTTCCCATTTTAAAAGAAGATGATATAGTGCGACTTATAcgttatgataaattaataattgcttttGGAAATCaacaatgtgaaaaatataaggcATCAGAACATCATGATAACATGATAAGACAAAAAATGAGGAGACTCGGCCGCTTTCtacaaatgttgaaaaataaatattcagacATTACAGATTTTGCTTCTATTTATTATCCACGATATAGTAGTGCCTGCATTGAAGCAATTAATAGATTGGCAGGTTTATCTTTATgtggaaaattttacaagacTCCATCATTAGCATCATCACTTGGAGGTTTGATAAAGaaacttggaaaaattttaattaatcgttttattagaaaagaagagtatgataaaaaattgcttgctgaaaatttcttaaaagtaTTTTCTGAAGATTTTGCAACATATATTACTAAAACGATATCTGAAACAatgaatcaaaataaaagacataAAAAGATTGTTTTGCCTTCTAAAtcagatattattaaactacatgactttttgcaagaaaaacgtcgaacagcttataattttttaaaagaagagtTTACTTATGAAGCATGGCTTACACTTACAAAAATGACGCTAACATCGGTACAAGTATTCAATCGTCGAAGAGCTGGAGAGATACAAAGAACACTCATTGAAGATTACAAGTCTTATCAaggaattaattatcaaacaaATGAAATGTATGAAACACTTTCGACACGTGCTAAAGAGATTGCTAAAAGATATGTACGTTTTACATTAAGAGGTAAACTTGGACGAACAGTACCAGTTCTATTAACAGGAGAATTAAGAGATTGTATTGacatgatattaaaatataagaaagctGCAAAAGTTTCAGTAAATAATCCCTATTTATTTGGTCTGCCttctattgtaaaaaataaatatagatatctCTCGGCATGTGATTTGTTGCGACAATACGCAGTAGAGTGCGGCGCTGAAAATCCTGAGACATTACGTACAACTGAGTTACGAAAACATATAGCaacaatatgtattaattataatttatcggaGAATGAAATTTCATCACTCGCGAACTTCATGGGTCATGCTGATAAAATACACTTGGTTCATTATAGACAACCTGtcatagaaaaagaaattttagaaatatctcAATATTTAGAAGCGGCACAAGGAATTGATCAAGATGATAATTCAGATGATAATTCAGATGATACAGATTCCAGATGTTCGGAGTTtgctgtaaataatattgGTGTTATCAATGATGATGAAAATGTACttcaaatattaaagcaaACTCAAAATAACGAAGCTACTAATAAAGTTACATTGAATCAAATAACTCAcgatttgcaagaaaatacaTTAAGAGGTTTGTGTTTCttacatttacaaattaatttacacattataaatacaaaaattaatttatacattataaatataaattaaagttataatataaatataaattaaataatacttttatcagtaaattatttaacatctttttaaaataattttattttaaattaaaactataatattggctcaaattattcaaataaattattaacaacaagctacagagcccaagctggattttcgtgcttaatttattgatatattataacaaatgtttaggtcaatctagacgtttcgaccatctggttgtggtcatcttcagtagttagttattataaaattcggaacatattaataaacaatcgttacttgtaaaactaattcggatattacaatcttcttatattcgttacatttaaaaattgtttagaaggacaacacatcttgaaagtcatgcctcttctaataacaccaatcttaagatcatcaggaaggaaatcatgttttacattaaacatacacGATGTCCTTTTTAAGACTTGAATGATgtggttgattgcaattattctaaaaccaGCATGAACCAATGTCTACTTTTACctttatattacttgttatttattaaaattactaaaaatattcttacctcaatgtattgtaatgtatatatacctcaaaatattcttacctcaaattttattttattcaacaaatGTGTGTTATTCTTGTACGTGacattttgtttgtttttattatgaacATTCAATGCatagtgataaaaatttaaagttagaattaaaaaattatttttttaattatatattaattttaaataaaaattaaaagtaaaatgtaaagaaatatttgttcgTAACTATTCCtctcttaaatatatattaaatatataaatatattttaatcttattttttaagagagagagagagagagagagagagagagcgagagagagagagagagagagagagagagagagagagagagagagagagagagagagagagagagagagagagagagagagagagagagagagagagagagagagagagagagagagagagagagagagagagagagagagagagagagagagagagagagagagagagagagagagagagagagagagagagagagagagagagagagagagagagagagagagagagagagagagagagagagagagagagagagagagagagagagagagagagagagagagagagagagagagagagagagagagagagagagagagagagagagagagagagagagagagagagagagagagagagagagagagagagagagagagagagagagagagagagagagagagagagagagagagagagagagagagagagagagagagagagagagagagagagagagagagagagagagagagagagagagagagagagagagagggagagagagagagagagagagagaaagccgTCAGTAAAAATGTAAGCAGATATGTGAAAAAAGTACGAAGTCCATGCAATTAGCGATATGTTGTAAGCGAGCAATTagaaagacaaaataaatgtacgatagagagagaaaagaacaAGTTCAATAGTATTagttttagtattatttttgttccTCTCGCAcgcaaaaatgaaataataaggATAGTATTGTCCGTTCTTATCGAGTAAACAGGCACGTTTTAGCTCCATCTTTCCTAATATTaggcaattaatttattgctctGTTTTACTCTCGTGCCTCAATCTCGCACACAcatatgcataaatttttacagacactaatcttttttattaggCTTCTaaacttacttttaaaaattcacagaTATTCTTTCATATTAAACCGAAGACGGACGCTATGTTTTTTGCACAGATAAACTGTagaattttaaagttaaacaaATATTGACGTCACGTGCAGATAACAAaactgtaatttaaaatttttttccgttttttactAAACATTATAGCGTCCGTTTTTCGTTATTATAAGTACTTGAATTACGGAGAAGGATTTTTCAATCTGTATagctaaaaaaaagattagtgtctgtaaaaataatgtcggTAAAGAAGAA
This genomic window from Linepithema humile isolate Giens D197 chromosome 5, Lhum_UNIL_v1.0, whole genome shotgun sequence contains:
- the LOC137000040 gene encoding uncharacterized protein, which produces MFVLSADAGKKKHFCMYCNTFQSKIARHLERVHANELEVQKFKNLPKNTTERRKIIETLRRRGDFYFNVDNARNDGELLVERRSKKVFHKLPSDYTACPKCKAFILKSTSRHHFQKCIGRKNKDTRAISVLGRTVIGRIHPEANKVLRLRVFPILKEDDIVRLIRYDKLIIAFGNQQCEKYKASEHHDNMIRQKMRRLGRFLQMLKNKYSDITDFASIYYPRYSSACIEAINRLAGLSLCGKFYKTPSLASSLGGLIKKLGKILINRFIRKEEYDKKLLAENFLKVFSEDFATYITKTISETMNQNKRHKKIVLPSKSDIIKLHDFLQEKRRTAYNFLKEEFTYEAWLTLTKMTLTSVQVFNRRRAGEIQRTLIEDYKSYQGINYQTNEMYETLSTRAKEIAKRYVRFTLRGKLGRTVPVLLTGELRDCIDMILKYKKAAKVSVNNPYLFGLPSIVKNKYRYLSACDLLRQYAVECGAENPETLRTTELRKHIATICINYNLSENEISSLANFMGHADKIHLVHYRQPVIEKEILEISQYLEAAQGIDQDDNSDDNSDDTDSRCSEFAVNNIGVINDDENVLQILKQTQNNEATNKVTLNQITHDLQENTLRGLCFLHLQINLHIINTKINLYIININ